The window ACCTTCCCTGGTCATCATTGAAGTATATGGCTGACATGTGAAAAGGTACTCAACAATGTGAATACTTATTTAATTGTGTGCCAGAAGTGAAAATTATTTCTTGCTCTTAACGTGTTAGTATGTTCCTTAGTGGTTGTATATAAATTTAGTTCCATGAGGTTATTGGAAAAGACATTTTTTCTGTTATATTAGGTTTTAGGAAACAGAGAGAAAATAAATGACTTGCAAAATGTGCATGCTTTGTTAATTAAAGTTTTTTCCCTAGCCGTTATCCAATTGGGCTCTAAGAATTTGTAAAGCACAACGATATCAAAACAAATCACAATGTTTGGTTCTGTTTACGGGGTTTGTCAAATTATGTTAGAAAtggttggataaaataatatcaagATGATAAAATAGTATATTTTGAGTAGTAGTATAATATGATTgtaaagtatattttaaaaattgtatcCAGTTTAATCAAAACTAATATTTTGTTGGGAGATGTGAAAAGTTAGAGGAAATTTGGATTTTGGGAAAGATAATAAAAAGAATGATagtatttttatgtttatttgtgGGATGATAAATCGGCTTAGTAAAATGAAAACAAACATAGTGAAagcttttaaatttttcttactCTGGCATGCTTATAAACTGTAGGAATGGGTCACTGATCCTCCCTTTGTCATATCTCCAAGAATAACATTTGAAGTTAGTGTTCGTCTTCTTGGTGGATTGATGGCCTTGGGCTACACAATAGCCTCCATACTGAAAAGAAGCAGCCATGTCTTTTTGGATGAAAGAGTCTGTGTGAAAATTGATTGGCTGGAACAGCTAAAGCGTCATTACGTTCAGGTAGAGTACACTTTTGCCACCGGTTTCCACCTTCCGTTCCACGCCAGAACTTTTTCTAACTAAAGCTTGCCATCTACTATCAACttcatgatattttttaaatgtatgcaatttaaattttcttcatGTCTCTACTCATCCTATCGTGATCTTCCTCCTGATAATTAACGTGTATATAGCTCAAATTTCCTCCTTTTTCATGAGATAATTCTCTAAACAGTGAAGTGCTCGACTCTGGCATATTTTCGTTCCATGTGGTTGTTTATGATGTTGATCCTGCTTTATTTGAGACATGTACAAGGTAGAGACCGCCTTGTTGTAAAATGTGTAGCTGAACAGCTGGGATTGGAAGGTTCATATGTTCCACATACTTATATCGAACAAATACAGCTTGAGAAAATTATCAATGACGTCATGGTATGACAAATAACCGAGCCTCCCTTTAtgcttcttattttttttcctaacgCATTTCAAATCTGGGATATTGACAGGCATTGCCTGAggatttgaaaaccaaacttaGCATAGATGAGGATCTTATCTCAAGTCCTAAGGAAGCACTTTCCAGAGTCTCGGCTGAAAGGGCCGCAACAAGAATCAAGAATCTCAAAAGGTGTACTTGTTATCCTATGCTTAATTCTCCAGATGTTCTTACTTCTTGATAGTGTACATACTTTTATGTTGTATGAATTTTAATCATCTGTTGTGCTATTAAGCTGTATTTAATAATGCATATTTATATCGATATTGTGTTTTTGCCATGAAAGTGTTCCTTGCAATTAATGGGACTTCATTTCTTGTAAGCTCAAATGTAAAAGTTTTAACTGTCTCGATTCAATCTGTATTTGTCCATTAATATTATATGTGATTTTTGTGAGTAGCAGTTACCGTTTAATCAAGTCATAGGTCATAATATCCTTGAACATTTTTGTTGCTTGATTTAACAGTGGTATGTCACACTCATACACGGGACGCACAGATAAGAACATGTCGAAGATGAACAGAAGATTCGATGATAGAATCATAGACTCACCAACAGCTTTGGCAAGTCAGGTAAAGTacttcaaattttgaaatactAATGTATGTAAGCTTCTCATACATAATAATATTCATCTCGCTTGATTTGATTACCGTTTTCAACTTATAAACTACAGGGAGCTATAATGCAGCTTTCAGAACAAATTTCTACACTAAATGATCGTATGGACGATTTCACATCTCGCATTGAAGAGCTAAATTCAAAGCTAAATAGCAAAAGAGGTTCTCCCAGTTCACAAAACATCGCATTACATGATTCGTCCTGTAACGGGTCAGCCACAACTTCCTATTCCATATCTGGTCTAGGAAATGGTTCTTTAAGCGGATTCGTAATGACAAATTCCTCATCTTCCACCCAACTAGCAAAAGAGTCTTCTTTAATGGAAGAGGTATTACTTCATTGTCTTTCTGTGTGAAGTTCTTTTGGTTACACTAGTTACCGTGATTTTGGTCGGACTTTTGTGGCAGCTATCGAACATAACTCGTGGACAACGTCAAGTCGTGCATCAGCTCGACAATCTTAGCAACCTTGTACGAGAACATGTGAGCTCCACAAGATCACATCGCGATAGAAGACACGACAGAGGTGAAATTCCAGTTGTTGAAGCTATCAGGATTTCCATGGTCTTAGCATCGCTGGCTGTTGGTGGGATGGGAATATTTTTGCTCAAAGGATTTTTAACCCGAAAGTGATCCTATCTGACATAACTAACTCATTAGTTGACATGTCGATTTTATGTAGCATGTCACCGAATATCTCCGAATGATTTGCAATGCCACCCTTCTGATCGGGAATTTAGATTTTGCCTGGATCATTCGACCCTATATTTCGGGGTTTTGAAAGTGATTTGAGTTTTGTTTGAGGAGGgtgttcatatttttttgaCGTTGAAAGTAGACATGTTGACTTCTAACCACCATGACATGTATGCATAGGGGTGATCATGTTTTAGTTTGGGCGGTACTAATTTCAAACTGAATTGTTATGTATCGTTCGAGTTTTCTAAAAGTCTTACCATTtgcggttttttttttaatataactcTTAAAGTTatcatattttttgtaaaaattaatgCACAGTTTCGATTGGTTTCGGCTTTAAGAAATAATGAATTCAAGATTGAAGCATAAGTTTGCTTAAAGCATAATATTAAGCAATTATGAGTGAATACGACAAAATACGATACTTATTAGTTTTATTGAAAGATAATagcataaataaatttgttataaaaGGTCACAtaatttctaagaaaatataatagaatactaaaattataaatttagaaaatgaaatattggcaagaaaatcatattattttatttatatatctcAATCAGTAGTTGGAAAGAATAAAGATCATCGAGACTATAATTTGATTATATGTGATATGTTTCAGTAAAAGTGATAGTCAGGTAGATTTTGGTTggtcttaaattttttttttcttgattacaAGACACGCGGAGGAGGAGATCGACTAAAGTTACATTTATACTTACATTATATTTACATAAATGACGATTGAGTAAATGAGATTTATCTTTGTTTCAATAGAGTTATGGTCCTGAAATAAGTTTGAGAATTTGAGAATAAAGAAGACATAacgaataataaaataataagaaataagaTAAAAGTATGTTTTGCTTAGTCACtcggaatttttttaaaactttagaAACATATATTTAGGTTAGAAATCAAATGAATATGTTGTGtatcataattaataaaaatataaatttatcaaattatgCGATGATGTTCATACGGTTTTCCCTAAAAATTGTCAGTAAATTGTTGCATGCGGTGCTGTTTGATAATTTTTTCGAAATCGtggtttattataaaattttggatATAACGATGCGATACAGACGGTTTTTCAGGAAATTTGATCACCTCTACGTGTATATATTGTAATTAATgttatatttaattcttttttcctttttcttatAAAACTAAGCaagaaggcaaaaacttgtgtgagacggtctcacgggtcgtattttgtgagacagatctcttatttgcgtcatccataaaaaagtattactttttatgctaagagtattattttttattgtgaatatcggtaggatcgacccgtctcacagataaaaattcgtgagatcttctcacaagagacctactcaaggAAGAATGTGATTGAAAAGGACATATATATGGAATGAGgtttgagattttaaataaTGTCACATTATCCTTTTCTTATTTTAAGTTTGTTTGTAATTTTAGATAATtagatttattttcaaaaaataaattctgaaaaaGATTCACCCATGGAATATTACAAATCCCAAGGGAAAGTGGAAAACAgagaatatattataattatttataggGTTTCAACCCCAAAGGTAATTGGGATTCTAGTGTTTGTGGGAAACGATGGAAGAGAGTTATTTCGATCGCCTTCCAAGAGAGCTAATCGTCTATATTTTTGACAAAATCATTGATGCCAAATGTCTGTCCGTTTGTTGTTCAGTGTCCAAGCTTTTTGCCGCACTTGCTCTTCAGACTCGCTCTATTTCCGTGCAAATTCGTTGTGATAACTATAGTAGTTATCCTTGGTCACGGGAAATTCTCGACTTTCTGAAAAAATTCTCTTGCGTTGAATCTGTAATTATCCAATTCTCGTACCCTTTGAAACTACGAAGATCCGTGCCTTTACTTGGGTATAAATCGGATTCATCCAGCTTCATCTTAGTTTCAGCCGAGTGCCGTATTGATGAGACTACAGGCATGGTTGAAGCCACGTCTGAGTCCAAACTTGGGTATTGTACTGCTTTTCTTCTTTCGATTATCAGGCACATGTTACATTTCAGGCGTAGGTTTGCTTATACGGAAGTGCTTCTCGATTTATTTCCCAACTTGAAGAATATTTCGGCAGTTGAATCCGTGGATCATGGGAGTTTTGTCTGGGAAGAAGATATTTCCAGAAGAACAAAGCAAAAGCTGTGGATGGATTTCTGTATAAATGCATGGATAGCTCCCTTGGTCAAATTGCCACGTTCTGGATGTGTGGTGAAGGATGCGATTCTTATTTCCATCCAAGAAATTGAAGCTTGCCATGAGATGGTTTCCTTTGAAGAGGAAGAATACCGTGAACTTGCCGCCACCATGATGAAGGAAACTCCCTATATGCCGCATGGGCTTTCGGTCAGAGCCGACGGCGAGATATCACTTGTTATCGATTTCGTACAATCCCTCATCTTTGGCTAACTAGATTTCATTCTATTCAACTTTTTTGTTATTTCCCAGAAAGTTAATCttatcaaaatctttcaatatATAGATTCAACTTTTGTTTATTCTTGTTATATTTCAGTCTTGTGTCATTGGTATGTTAATTAATTTGACAATGCCATTTTTTGTACAACCGGAACTAATCCATAGGAAGCTAATTAAGAATCTATTCACAAAGTTCATGCCACAACGATCTATACGGCATACGCTTTTATAAGCATATTGGGAGGAAATTAAAGGACAACAATTTGGAACTTGTGCATTGTCTTCCAAGAATCTATTCACAAAGTTCATGCCACGGCTCTTGGTAATTTACATCGATAAAAAGTggatttttataaatcaaacAATAAAGACCCAAGATGAAATCACAATTCCCATCTCACCAAGCAATCTTATGTAATTTGTAAATAAAAGTTAAAGCACACAAAACGAGGGAAAATAGAGGAGAAGCCTCGTTTAATTATGAAATTCACAGGCGGCAACTTTCTCGATTTTCTGGTGGATGGGTTCCAcaagaacaatttttttttcttttgaaaccaagcaaaGCAAACCATCAGAGGAACCCATAACCCGAACAATACTTCGCGGATGTTTCTTAGGATAATCAATACTTCATGCATCGGTCGAAGGTTCATGCATCACGGAGCTCAATGGACAATGTTTGAGGTCTCGGAAATGGTTAACATGATTCTGTAATTAGATAAACTCCTGTCCTGTCTGGAAATACTGAGGTAGGTTTTGATGAATTGTTGGCTAGATATTAATGTGAGCCACGATTTGGACACACACCTGAATCTTAAGAGTGATTTGACTTGTAGCCTTGTAAGTATTTCCACTATCATTTCTTCTGGAAGATTGAGGATTCCTCCATTGATTGGTGGTGTTTGAGCTTCAAGGGTCGCTTGGTTTTTCTTGTATTGATGATGGGTGGGTTGGAGAATCTCTTCCCCAATCCATCGTATCATAGAGTTTTTAAGAGTTTCAAGAATTAGAAATTTTGGTCTCTTTGGTGAAAACAAATCAAGGGATGGGTATGTCCAACCTATATTTACAAtgagaagtaatatttttgatattataagTAATATTCTTTCATGAATTGTGTCAAGTTGAATATCATTCTTACAGAAATAAcctatgagacggtctcacatgaatttttttaaagaaacatGTATTTTCAATCTGACCAGACGATTCTAATTCTCAACATAAACTAATAAATGAGATTTATGGAAAACTTTGAAATCCAAcggagttatatatataattaatgtgTAACTCTTATGAATTACTCGAGTCTACTTCGAAAGAccgttaaattttaatttaatcaattatataatttgtTATAAACTTATTCTAATtctgaattaaattaatttcatcTTTAGGAGACCATTTTTCTGCCATCAAATTCAAACCGAACACCATCATTTATTCTCAATCAcctttccttaaaaaaaaaaaaaacacacacacacattttcctttattttcACTATCCATTTCCACTAACTTTTGTTGGAACAAATTATGAAACTAAACCGAAAAACAGTAAATAAATGAGATTATTCCTGAAACAAATTGTATCACTTAAATCAGAAAAAACTCAACAAACTTAGACACAAAATGCTGAGTATCTAAACAAAAGTAAATTATTAATGAATTGaccaaattttgtttaaaattgatGAACACCACACTCCAAACAAAGCTTATTATGTCGTAACCTTCTACACCGAAATATACGCAAACAAAAGGAGACCGGAAAATAAAATCAGTCGGAACATAAAATAGAACAGAAGTCCATACAACATCAGAAATATAAATCAATAGCGGTGAATGAACAAAATTATTGTATGTGCTTTTTTATTGTACGTGGAAATGAACACAGTACTATATATAGGCTCCGCAAAGATAATTAAAAGTCTTGCATGATAGATTTTGTAATTAACAACAAAATTTGCAATCaactcaaaaatatgaaaagtcAAAAAACGAGTCGTAATTTTccattcaaaatttaatttttgaaaatctatTAACGAATTATTTTGTATTGCACGTGCTCATTTATTGATGGTCTAAATAAATTACTTTAAGACTTCTTCTCGGCATGTAAAAGAAGATTGTATAGAAGttaatatcattttcattttgTAAATTCACAATAATTTGAAACTAACCAATCAATTAATCTATGTCAAGTTAGATCACCATAGAATAAAGAAATATTCGTACCTCctgaatcaaataaatatttctgaaaattttgaaattaattagtTGATAATAATTAGATCAATTGAATCcttctataaaaaaaatgacatgGAAGAGTTTATTCGTCGAAATTCTATGAACGAGCCTCTTAGTCAATTGTACGTTGCTAACCTTTCATTCATATTGGCCTAATGCGTTTTGTTCACCTGATTTTGATATAACCCATGGATCCCTAAGCTCCGTGGACTCATTCCGCACTACTTAATCAACTTGTTTGCTGAACTTAAACGATCGAGAATATGATTTTGACTGTTAACACTAGTTGAGATTAATTGAAAAGttttagacaaaaaaaaaagtgagttgTTTATTTATCTCTTTTAAACATCTCTACCGATCctaatgattatatttttagaattataatataatcttattaatttgtgaataaattttattaagacATAGTAAGCGACGGGTTGATAGTTCAGAGAGGAGTGTGTCTTGCTGCTAATATTGTCTTGTAGCACCTTACAAATATCAGTTTTGCTCTTATTTGTTGTTGGTGTATTGGTGTTGTCTCCATATTCATATACGTCTATCAATATTACTTTATGAAGATCTGATATCTTCGTATGACCTCTTTTTACAACTTATGTAAGCTCATAACTTACCAAATCACACAGCAGCGTAAACATCTTGACACAACTTTTACGAGAGCTTTCCAAGAGTTCAATCATATCGGTAACACATTTAACTCGAGAGTTGGGTCATATAAGTGTCACAAATtctaataaaagtttattaagcAAATTTTTTAAAGATGTTTAATTAGTTTCTTTAAAGTATATACCACATAAAATGAGAGATGTTTAGCGGTACGTGCATGAACAAAATTATATGTCTTGATGTTtttaatgagaaattatataacaaaaatttaatGTAGCAAATTGTTTTAATCTATTCATTTATctgaaaaattttattggtcTTTTCCTAGATTTATCAACTACTCTTAATTTAGCtgctattaatattttatttaaatttaatatcacattatcttatgtatttatttttagctaattatattaaatttggatttgatattcaaaaatttaaaataataaattttgtaaaattataaTTCTGAAAAACTATCTAAAAATTGTatacagaaaaataaaaatgttaaagtATAATGTTTTTATTCCCAAAAGACCCATAATTAAGTAATTgatcattaaaattaaatacaatGAAGTTGGGTCTTATTATCCATCATTCTTTATCAAATGAAATGCAAAACAGGAACAATTTAGAAAACACATTCACGGTTCTGTGAATtgcattgaatttttattttgtaccAGAAAAAATAAGTATCTCATCATAGAATTTCACATTTAAAAGCAGAAAATGAAATCATTCATTTatagaagaaaatgaaatttgtCGAGTGACTTTGACAGCTTCGAACGACGACGGTTGGCCCTGCATTATGATGTGAACGAGTTCATAGAGTTCGGCTTCTGGAAATgcgtttttttttatcatgaacTCCTCTAAACCATTGTCTTTTGTTTCTAGAAGTGGACATTCTTTATCCTAGTTCCAGAGAGGGGGAGCTCCATCATCGGTATCCTCCATATTTTCTTTGCAAGAACCTCCATCTCCTCGTGTGGAAGATCAGCCATCATTAAATCCACGTTCTTCATATCTTTGACACCTCCATATTAGAGAAACAAAATGAATTTCATTGAAGAAGTAGAGCTGAAGCTCTGAGCTGAAAGATACAAAAAAAATGAATCGAAATTGAAAACTAAACCAACTGAAGTCAAGCTATTTATAGTTATGTACAAGTCAAGCTTAGCTCCTGTTTCTAATACTCCTCCTCAAGATGTGAGTGAATGTTGTGTACTCCCATCTTGACTAGAAGCTTTTTAAAACGTGAGGAAAATAAAGGCTTCGTGAATAAATCTGCTAGCTGTGACTCCAAAGAAACATGCATCAATTTGATGACTACTGCTAGCACTTGTTCACGCACAACATGACAATCAATGTCAATGTGTTTAGTTCGTTCATGAAAAACTGGATTGGAACCAATGTGTATAGCAGCTTGGCTATCACAAAACAGCATTGATGGTTCATCATCTTTAACCCTCAAATCTTTAAGTAATGTTCTGATCCACATAACTTCACAAGTTGCTGCTGCCATAGACCTGTATTCGGCTTCGGCGAAAGACCTGGAGACTGTTTGTTGCTTCTTTGGTATCCAAGACACCATAGATTCACCAAGAAACACACAAAAACCTGTGACTGATCTTCGTGTGTCAGGACATGAACCCCAATCTGCATCTGAGAAAAATTTAAGCTTCAAATCAGAAGCATTTTTATAGATCAAGCCTTGTCCAATTGTTCCTTTTATATATCTCAAAACATTCAATGTTGCTTCCATGTGGGATGTGCGTGGTTTAGAAACATATTGGCTGAGCTTGTTCACAACATAAGTCAAGTCAGGGCGAGTAATTGGGACGATGGGTTTTATAACTGAAAATTTTCTTGTCAATTGaagtaacaaaaaattaaaatatctctGGCCATCACTTTTTTAGTTTTACCCGTTAAAGAAGATAAAATAGAATTTTTTCGCAAGTAGCCCAACCCAAGAAAAATAGTGGGTTCATACAGACAACCGTTATGTAGTTTCGATAGAGCGTCTGAAAACGATATGAAAATGGCTAGTATGTGATTCAGTTGGATGAAAATATATTGTttaaaattgttattattatttattattatatttagatTTTTCTTAATAGATGGTGATCGGTCATGGTATCCATAGTCTCGCTTCTTTCTCTGCCAATTTCGGATTTTGATTAGCTCCTCCCCGTCGTCGAGCTAGATCGATTCGACTTTTTCCCCTGACCCCGACTACTGAGATAACATGGCCATAAGCTAATATTGCATAGTGTGAACGTTACTGtgtcttattttattatttgattccCTAAATTATCtgctttcattttatttttctttcggGTTTTTCATTGTAAATTGCCAATTTATTATGAGTGACTACTTATCTGCTTTATTTTTCACTTGTAACGTGATGAATTACTGTAATTGTTACAGACTAGTTTACTTGTGAAATTGTCCGTTTTGGCCCATGGTCTCATTgatttaaaacgcgtcacaaggGGTTGCTACACGCCCATTTAAATGCCTAGTATCTCTCTCGTGGTTTAACAATGTGAGATTTTGCCTAAGAGACTTCACCCCCCCTCTCCCTTTCGGGACTCAGCGTCCTCTCTGAGGTTTGCCCCACCTTCTCCAGCCCACTTGTGAAATTGTCTGCTTTGGCCCAGGGGGTTTGGGATGGTGGGGCAAACGGAGTCCCAAAAGAGAGGGAGGGAAGGCCCTTAGGCGAAATCCTACATCGCAATACCAATGGAGAAAAAGTTTAGTAGGACCTTTAGACATTCAgtttattttcaagaagataAACCATGTCATATGGCACTTCAACAAGGATTGAGAGTGTCTGAGAAACAAGGTACGCAAATTTCTCTGAAACAATGTAGAAATGATAGAGTCTTTTAGCATCCTTCACTTTGTTAAAGATGGCTACCATGAGAGATTCAGGGAGATCAAGGAAAAGTTTTGCAAAACGATTGACAGATTCGGGGAGATCAACGAAAAATTTTGCAAATTCAGAATCTATTTAAATGGAAGAGCAGAAAAACGggttttcttggatgggttttAATTTCTTGGGACGATGGGTTTTAATTTCTTGGAGGGAATGAGTTTTATTCGGGGGTTGGGGAGCGTATAACTGCAATTTGCCAACTGAAAATTtgttaataaaattcaaatgggTTTTTCGGGTTTGTAACTGAAAATTTGTTTGCCAACTGtcgtaacaaaaaataaaatttctctgGCCATCACTTTTTTAGTTTTACCGGTTAAAAACGATAAAATAGAATCTTTTCGCAAGTAGCCCAACCCAAGGAAAATAGGCGGTTCGGACAGACAATCGTTTTATAGTTTCGTTAGAGCGTCTGAAAATGGTATGAAAATGGCTAGTATAAGATTCAGTTGAATGAAAatatactatttaaaatttttattattatttattaNTGAGGTATATGAAACGTCCAATTAATCTTCTGTATGCAGTACGATTGGAAACCAACTCCCCATCATCAAGAGAAAGTTTAGTGTTTGCATCCATAGGTGTAGATCTCGGTTTGCATCCAAGAAGACCAGCTTCTGTGAGTAGTTTTAAAGCATAGTTTTGTTGACAAATCGAAATGTCACATTGTGATCTAGCCACCTCTATGCCTAGGAAATACTTCAACTCTCCCAAGTCCTTCAACCGAAACTTGGTGTCAAGATGTGTTTTTAAATCACTGGCCTCTTTTTCACAATTGGTGGCAATaacaatatcatcaacgtaaacTAATAAAACAACAAAGGCACTTCCCTTTGTCCGTAGAAACAAGGAATTATCAGCATGAGATTGAGTAAAACCTATGTCTAATAATGCGGCTGAAAATTTTGCAAACCACTGGCTAGAGGCTTGTTTCAAACCATATATGGATTTATGAAGTCTACACGCAGCATTTTGAGGTAAATTCTCTCCCTCTCTGCAATAGCCTTGGGGCAGAGACATGTAAACCTCTTCCAAGAGATCACTATGTAGAAAAGCATTATTGACATCAAGTTGAATTAGAAACCAACCTTGAGCAGCAGCTAAGGCCAATAATACTTTGACAGTTACAAGTTTAGCCATCGGAGAGAACGTTTCAAGGTAATCAATACCCTCCTTTTGGGTGTACCCTTTGGCAACGAGACATGCCTTGTAACGCTGGAGGGAACCATCAGCAGAGAATTTAGCCTTGTACACCCAACGGCAGCCGATTAGAGATTTGCCGTGTGGCAAAGAGACAATTGACCAAGTGTTATTTACTTCTAAAGCATTGAGTTCATCAGCCATTGCTTGTCGCCACTCAGGAGAAACAACAGCTTGAGAGTAATGTTATGGTTCAAGGATGGAAGATATATTGCTGACTAGAGCAGAAAAAGTAGGGGAAAGTCGATGAGAAGTAAGATAGGTGGACAAAGGATGTGTTGTTGTGCAAGGAAGATCAGATGTAATTGTAAAACAGTGATAATCACGAAGATGATGTGGGGTATGGATGAGGCGATTGGATCTTGTGTGCTTTGGAAAATTAGATGGAATGAGTAAGGAGGAGTCACTGGTAGGTATGACActatcagaaaaaaaaaatcagaaggaATACTTGAGGATGGGATATCTTTGAAAGGAAAAGAGTGTTCATGAAAGACAAGATCCCGGGAGATGAAGACCTCATTAGTTGTTAGATTCAACAATTTATACCCTTTGTAGCCTGTAGGGTATCCCATGAAAACAGATTTAATGGCTCGAGATGAAAATTTGGTTCGAGCAGAGACAAGTGTTGAGGAAAAGCACAAACAGCCAAAT is drawn from Primulina huaijiensis isolate GDHJ02 unplaced genomic scaffold, ASM1229523v2 scaffold42201, whole genome shotgun sequence and contains these coding sequences:
- the LOC140969549 gene encoding inorganic pyrophosphatase TTM2-like, yielding MAQDTSNSESTQRRPGLLKDQVRLVKRKDSDRYEIAPIPDNLSFEKGFFVVVRACQLLAQKNDGLVLIGLAGPSGAGKTVFTEKIVNFMPSIAVISMDNYNDASRIIDGNFDDPRLTDYETLLKNIHDLKAGKQAEVPIYDFKSSSRTGYRTLEVPSSRIVIIEGIYALSEKLRPLLDLRVSVTGGVHFDLIKRVIRDIQRAGQEPEEIIHQISETVYPMYKAFIEPDLRTAHIKITNKFNPFTGFQSPTYILKSLKNLSPEQIKSAMSGEHSESTEQTYDIYLLPPGEDPETCQSYLRMRNKDGKYNLMFEEWVTDPPFVISPRITFEVSVRLLGGLMALGYTIASILKRSSHVFLDERVCVKIDWLEQLKRHYVQVEHVQGRDRLVVKCVAEQLGLEGSYVPHTYIEQIQLEKIINDVMALPEDLKTKLSIDEDLISSPKEALSRVSAERAATRIKNLKSGMSHSYTGRTDKNMSKMNRRFDDRIIDSPTALASQGAIMQLSEQISTLNDRMDDFTSRIEELNSKLNSKRGSPSSQNIALHDSSCNGSATTSYSISGLGNGSLSGFVMTNSSSSTQLAKESSLMEELSNITRGQRQVVHQLDNLSNLVREHVSSTRSHRDRRHDRGEIPVVEAIRISMVLASLAVGGMGIFLLKGFLTRK